A single Pirellulaceae bacterium DNA region contains:
- a CDS encoding GntR family transcriptional regulator: MFFAIDPTSGVAIYEQIVRQIKFAIAEGTLRPGQMLPSVRTLSQQLAINPNTINRAFQQLQADGVLESLRGIGLAVRATAVESCRQARRQLVTLRLQQVLVEALHSGLTADEIGRLVKQQLSALAGSVTTVSAVAPSTTTPMQPTP, encoded by the coding sequence ATGTTTTTCGCAATTGATCCCACCAGCGGCGTCGCCATCTACGAGCAGATTGTTCGTCAGATCAAGTTTGCAATCGCCGAGGGAACGCTTCGGCCGGGGCAGATGTTGCCCAGTGTGCGAACGCTGAGCCAACAATTGGCAATCAACCCCAATACGATCAACCGAGCTTTCCAGCAGTTGCAAGCCGATGGCGTGCTTGAGTCACTGCGCGGCATCGGACTGGCGGTACGAGCCACGGCGGTCGAATCGTGTCGCCAGGCGCGACGCCAGTTGGTGACGCTGCGGTTGCAGCAAGTTCTGGTCGAGGCGCTGCACTCGGGATTAACCGCCGACGAAATTGGGCGACTGGTCAAGCAGCAACTCAGCGCCCTCGCCGGTTCGGTCACAACTGTCTCAGCAGTCGCACCGTCGACAACAACCCCCATGCAGCCAACGCCATAA